Proteins from one Streptomyces sp. NBC_00289 genomic window:
- the galK gene encoding galactokinase: MSEAVAVAVAERFRELYGADPDGVWAAPGRVNLIGEHTDYNDGFVMPFALPHVAVAAVARRADGVLRLHSADIEGGVVELRLDELAPQSDRNWTAYPAGVVWALRDAGHDVTGADVHLTSSVPTGAGLSSSAALEVVVALALNDLYALDLEGRQLARLCQRAENVYVGAPTGIMDQTASACCETGHALFLDTRDLSQRQIPFDLAAEGMRLLVVDTRVKHAHSDGEYGKRRAGCEKGAALLGVDALRDVPFDGLAAALERLADEEEVRRLVRHVVTEDERVERVVSLLEEGDTRAIGPVLTEGHASLRDDFRISCPELDLVVDTALSAGALGARMTGGGFGGSAIVLAQAADVDTLTKAVEEAFAAAGFTAPRVFEAVPSAGARRIS; this comes from the coding sequence ATGAGCGAGGCTGTCGCTGTGGCTGTCGCCGAGCGGTTCAGGGAGCTGTACGGGGCCGATCCGGACGGGGTGTGGGCAGCGCCCGGCCGGGTCAACCTGATCGGCGAGCACACCGACTACAACGACGGCTTCGTCATGCCGTTCGCGCTGCCGCACGTGGCGGTCGCGGCGGTGGCGCGGCGCGCCGACGGTGTGCTGCGGCTGCACTCGGCGGACATCGAGGGCGGCGTGGTGGAACTGCGCCTGGACGAACTGGCCCCCCAGTCCGACCGGAACTGGACGGCGTACCCGGCGGGTGTGGTGTGGGCGCTGCGCGACGCGGGCCACGACGTCACCGGCGCGGACGTCCACCTGACGTCGAGCGTGCCCACGGGCGCCGGGCTGTCCTCCTCGGCGGCGCTGGAGGTCGTGGTGGCGCTGGCCCTCAACGACCTGTACGCCCTCGACCTCGAGGGCCGGCAACTGGCCCGGCTGTGCCAGCGCGCCGAGAACGTCTACGTCGGCGCCCCCACCGGGATCATGGACCAGACGGCCTCCGCCTGCTGCGAGACCGGCCACGCCCTGTTCCTCGACACCCGCGACCTGTCCCAGCGGCAGATCCCCTTCGACCTGGCCGCCGAGGGCATGCGCCTGCTGGTCGTCGACACCCGCGTCAAGCACGCCCACAGCGACGGCGAGTACGGCAAGCGCCGCGCGGGCTGCGAGAAGGGCGCGGCCCTGCTGGGCGTCGACGCCCTGCGGGACGTGCCGTTCGACGGACTGGCCGCGGCGCTGGAGCGACTGGCCGACGAGGAGGAGGTCCGCCGCCTGGTCCGGCACGTGGTGACGGAGGACGAGCGGGTGGAGCGGGTCGTCTCCCTGCTGGAGGAGGGCGACACCCGCGCGATCGGCCCGGTCCTCACCGAGGGCCACGCCTCCCTGCGGGACGACTTCCGCATCTCCTGCCCGGAACTGGACCTGGTCGTCGACACGGCCCTGTCGGCCGGCGCCCTCGGCGCCCGCATGACCGGCGGCGGCTTCGGCGGCTCGGCGATCGTCCTCGCCCAGGCGGCCGACGTCGACACGCTCACCAAGGCGGTCGAAGAGGCCTTCGCGGCGGCCGGTTTCACCGCGCCACGGGTGTTCGAGGCGGTGCCCTCGGCGGGGGCGCGCAGGATCAGCTGA
- a CDS encoding GNAT family N-acetyltransferase, which translates to MVSRMFRIETEVDKVRRDLLRSRLRETNTAASPVLRALRGTPGEREVPLHVWVLDEAGELAGGLVGHTWTTWLHVTYLWVDGRHRGSGIGSRLLSEAERIASGKRGCRSARLETWDFQAPRFYVKQGYEVVCVIPDYPPGITEYTLTKRLS; encoded by the coding sequence ATGGTGAGCCGCATGTTTCGCATCGAGACAGAAGTCGACAAGGTCCGGCGTGATCTGCTCCGCAGCAGGCTCAGGGAGACCAACACGGCGGCCTCCCCGGTCCTGCGCGCCCTGCGCGGAACCCCGGGTGAACGCGAAGTCCCTTTGCATGTGTGGGTGTTGGACGAGGCGGGTGAACTGGCGGGCGGCCTGGTCGGTCACACCTGGACGACGTGGCTGCACGTGACGTACCTGTGGGTGGACGGCCGCCACCGCGGCTCGGGGATCGGTTCCCGGCTGCTGTCGGAGGCCGAGCGCATCGCGTCCGGGAAGCGGGGCTGCCGCTCGGCACGGCTGGAGACGTGGGACTTCCAGGCACCGCGGTTCTATGTGAAGCAGGGGTACGAGGTGGTGTGCGTGATCCCCGACTACCCGCCGGGGATCACGGAGTACACGCTGACGAAGCGGCTCAGCTGA